Proteins encoded together in one Bombyx mori chromosome 24, ASM3026992v2 window:
- the LOC101736565 gene encoding aldo-keto reductase family 1 member B1 isoform X2: protein MSSVPFVEFNNELKCPILGLGTWKSKPGEVTQAVKDAIDIGYRHIDCAYVYGNEKEVGEAITSKIKEGVVTREDLFITSKLWNTFHRPDLVRGALQETLDNLNVQYLDLYLIHWPQAYKEDGSLFPTDQSGKIQFSDVDYVDTWKAMEPLVKEGLVKSIGVSNFNSKQLERLLQHATVKPVVNQVECHPYLNQKRLKEFCEARGVKITAYSPLGSPDRPWAKPDDPQLMEDPKLKAIADRLGKTVAQVLIRYQIDSGNIVIPKSVTRSRIASNFDVLDFKLSREDVALIDSFDCGGRLVPMTASLGHKHHPFENEEF from the exons ATGTCAAGTGTGCCTTTTGTTGAATTCAACAACGAATTGAAATGTCCGATATTAGGATTGGGAACCTGGaag TCGAAGCCAGGCGAGGTGACGCAGGCAGTCAAGGATGCCATTGACATTGGCTACCGACACATCGACTGTGCCTATGTTTACGGAAACGAGAAGGAAGTCGGAGAAGCTATAACCAGCAAAATTAAGGAAGGAGTCGTAACGAG GGAAGATCTGTTCATAACTTCGAAACTGTGGAACACGTTTCATCGCCCGGACTTGGTGCGCGGTGCCCTGCAGGAGACCCTGGACAATCTGAACGTTCAGTACTTGGATCTGTACCTGATACACTGGCCCCAGGCCTACAAG GAAGACGGCTCTCTCTTCCCGACCGACCAATCAGGTAAAATCCAGTTCTCGGACGTCGATTACGTGGACACCTGGAAGGCTATGGAGCCGCTCGTCAAAGAGGGTCTGGTCAAGAGCATCGGAGTCTCCAACTTCAACTCGAAGCAGCTGGAGAGGTTGCTGCAGCACGCGACTGTCAAGCCGGTCGTCAATCAG GTGGAATGTCATCCTTACCTCAACCAGAAACGCCTCAAGGAGTTCTGTGAGGCTCGCGGCGTGAAGATCACAGCGTACTCTCCCCTCGGCTCGCCGGACAGACCCTGGGCCAAGCCCGACGACCCCCAGCTCATGGAGGACCCCAAACTGAAGGCCATCGCTGACAGACTCGGGAAGACTGTCGCCCAGGTCCTCATCAG ataCCAGATCGACAGCGGGAACATCGTGATCCCGAAGTCCGTGACGAGGAGTCGGATCGCGAGCAACTTTGACGTGCTCGACTTCAAGCTCTCCCGGGAGGACGTCGCCCTCATCGACTCGTTCGACTGCGGCGGTCGGCTGGTGCCCATGACAGC ttCCCTCGGGCACAAGCATCACCCGTTCGAAAATgaagaattttaa
- the LOC101736565 gene encoding aldo-keto reductase family 1 member B1 isoform X1, translating into MAPKIPVVTFNNGETIPVFGLGTWKSKPGEVTQAVKDAIDIGYRHIDCAYVYGNEKEVGEAITSKIKEGVVTREDLFITSKLWNTFHRPDLVRGALQETLDNLNVQYLDLYLIHWPQAYKEDGSLFPTDQSGKIQFSDVDYVDTWKAMEPLVKEGLVKSIGVSNFNSKQLERLLQHATVKPVVNQVECHPYLNQKRLKEFCEARGVKITAYSPLGSPDRPWAKPDDPQLMEDPKLKAIADRLGKTVAQVLIRYQIDSGNIVIPKSVTRSRIASNFDVLDFKLSREDVALIDSFDCGGRLVPMTASLGHKHHPFENEEF; encoded by the exons TCGAAGCCAGGCGAGGTGACGCAGGCAGTCAAGGATGCCATTGACATTGGCTACCGACACATCGACTGTGCCTATGTTTACGGAAACGAGAAGGAAGTCGGAGAAGCTATAACCAGCAAAATTAAGGAAGGAGTCGTAACGAG GGAAGATCTGTTCATAACTTCGAAACTGTGGAACACGTTTCATCGCCCGGACTTGGTGCGCGGTGCCCTGCAGGAGACCCTGGACAATCTGAACGTTCAGTACTTGGATCTGTACCTGATACACTGGCCCCAGGCCTACAAG GAAGACGGCTCTCTCTTCCCGACCGACCAATCAGGTAAAATCCAGTTCTCGGACGTCGATTACGTGGACACCTGGAAGGCTATGGAGCCGCTCGTCAAAGAGGGTCTGGTCAAGAGCATCGGAGTCTCCAACTTCAACTCGAAGCAGCTGGAGAGGTTGCTGCAGCACGCGACTGTCAAGCCGGTCGTCAATCAG GTGGAATGTCATCCTTACCTCAACCAGAAACGCCTCAAGGAGTTCTGTGAGGCTCGCGGCGTGAAGATCACAGCGTACTCTCCCCTCGGCTCGCCGGACAGACCCTGGGCCAAGCCCGACGACCCCCAGCTCATGGAGGACCCCAAACTGAAGGCCATCGCTGACAGACTCGGGAAGACTGTCGCCCAGGTCCTCATCAG ataCCAGATCGACAGCGGGAACATCGTGATCCCGAAGTCCGTGACGAGGAGTCGGATCGCGAGCAACTTTGACGTGCTCGACTTCAAGCTCTCCCGGGAGGACGTCGCCCTCATCGACTCGTTCGACTGCGGCGGTCGGCTGGTGCCCATGACAGC ttCCCTCGGGCACAAGCATCACCCGTTCGAAAATgaagaattttaa